One window of Mesoplasma syrphidae genomic DNA carries:
- a CDS encoding deoxynucleoside kinase: MKIAIFGTVGAGKTTLIDKLKSKLPKDYQVFWEPLSDNPYFEDSYSPNQIISRAAAYKMELLMLANRMKQFLDSKQYQNVIYDRGIMDTIIFAHCNYEAGNIDERDWKVYREYFEISVLPSIFKGPNQEGYDLVVYLKVSPETSIRRIHTRAIERELAVDNVFWTKLTEMYDRWYLHLKDAFPFMVIDGNLEDPEIYANQVIAHVKQINSLGNK; encoded by the coding sequence ATGAAAATTGCAATTTTTGGAACAGTTGGAGCTGGAAAAACAACATTAATTGATAAATTAAAATCTAAGCTTCCTAAAGACTATCAAGTATTTTGAGAACCATTGTCAGATAATCCTTACTTTGAAGATTCTTATTCTCCAAATCAAATTATATCTCGAGCAGCAGCATATAAAATGGAATTATTAATGCTTGCAAATCGCATGAAGCAGTTTCTAGATTCTAAGCAATATCAAAATGTTATTTATGATCGGGGGATCATGGATACAATTATTTTTGCTCATTGCAATTATGAAGCAGGAAATATTGATGAACGTGATTGAAAAGTCTATCGTGAGTATTTTGAAATATCAGTGCTGCCATCAATTTTTAAAGGTCCAAATCAGGAAGGTTATGATTTAGTAGTGTACTTAAAGGTTAGTCCTGAAACTTCAATTCGTCGTATTCATACTCGAGCAATTGAGCGTGAATTAGCAGTTGATAATGTGTTTTGAACAAAACTAACTGAAATGTATGACCGCTGATATTTACATCTAAAAGATGCATTTCCTTTTATGGTAATTGATGGAAATTTAGAAGATCCAGAAATTTATGCCAATCAGGTAATTGCACATGTTAAGCAAATTAATAGTTTGGGAAATAAGTAA
- a CDS encoding PTS transporter subunit EIIC codes for MKKKVNYNQHAQSFLVAIGGQSNITNYVHCFTRMRYEVIDKTLVDIETIKQNPIAKGINWNGDQLQIILGSGVVEEVYKETQNLLAIPNSAGSGSFELKEKIAQKRKRGLGPVFTALGDIFLPIIPALVSAGLLMGFKALFVQLKIIEVGTTFEQILNILTSTAFAFLAALVCWSTVKRFGGTPVIGIIIGIMFVSPILPDKNAVATWDYYQIFIKGYPTIEAAKEAWTASGLAIPVEVLAWKIGFITIVGWQGSVLPPIALGILAAVLEKNLKKVVPKSLNMIITPFITITVTFVMGLFVFGPLLQVVEKGILIGATSFLKIPYGFGTALLAGTLQAIVITGAHQLLQGLEMQMVIEGQITGNGSIMNAVWTASIVSQGGAAFAVAFLTKNKVDSKLHLSAGLTSLFGITEPVIFGTNLPRVKPFLYGLVGGAAGGFIAGIFNVTCPGMGVTVIPGLLLYSGQPSHLIGILGVNIVGFGTAFLLTLFLFSNNINIKNKFNQNFKKIGLKTRFKNKVLVSQYKQFIKQNHAEMNANSKVINEYQKQTAILANWKLDKEELLDKLEIKQSKNNETAKLETLIHNKKSMIDEQILLIEAIKQKYDNILVKQQEIVDDYKLLMNKNGITDLNLSALSVLIEYK; via the coding sequence GTGAAAAAGAAGGTTAATTATAATCAACATGCTCAAAGCTTTTTAGTAGCAATTGGCGGACAATCAAATATTACAAATTACGTACATTGTTTCACTAGAATGCGCTACGAAGTAATTGACAAGACATTAGTTGATATTGAAACAATTAAGCAAAATCCGATTGCCAAAGGGATCAACTGAAATGGTGATCAGTTGCAAATCATTCTTGGATCGGGTGTTGTTGAAGAAGTTTATAAAGAAACTCAAAACTTATTAGCGATTCCAAACTCAGCAGGTTCAGGAAGTTTTGAGCTAAAAGAAAAAATTGCTCAAAAGCGAAAACGCGGACTTGGGCCAGTATTTACAGCTTTAGGAGACATTTTCTTACCGATTATTCCGGCATTAGTATCTGCGGGATTATTGATGGGATTTAAAGCACTATTTGTTCAACTTAAAATTATTGAAGTAGGAACAACATTTGAGCAAATTTTAAATATTTTGACATCAACAGCGTTTGCCTTTTTAGCAGCCTTGGTTTGTTGGTCAACAGTTAAGCGCTTTGGAGGAACTCCAGTTATTGGAATTATTATTGGAATTATGTTCGTCTCACCAATTTTGCCAGATAAAAATGCTGTCGCAACCTGAGATTATTATCAAATATTTATTAAGGGTTATCCAACAATAGAAGCGGCTAAAGAAGCTTGAACTGCTTCAGGACTAGCAATTCCTGTTGAAGTTTTAGCATGAAAAATTGGTTTTATAACAATTGTTGGGTGACAAGGATCTGTTTTACCACCAATTGCATTGGGAATTTTAGCAGCGGTATTGGAAAAAAATTTAAAAAAAGTTGTTCCAAAATCGCTAAATATGATTATTACCCCATTCATAACAATCACAGTTACATTTGTAATGGGACTATTTGTATTTGGACCTTTATTGCAAGTTGTTGAAAAGGGTATTTTAATTGGAGCCACAAGCTTTTTAAAAATCCCGTACGGTTTTGGAACTGCATTATTAGCAGGAACATTACAAGCAATTGTTATTACAGGTGCTCACCAATTACTACAAGGATTGGAAATGCAAATGGTAATTGAAGGGCAAATTACTGGCAACGGTTCAATTATGAATGCTGTTTGAACAGCTTCAATTGTAAGTCAAGGTGGGGCTGCGTTTGCTGTTGCATTTTTAACTAAAAACAAAGTTGATAGCAAATTACATTTATCAGCTGGTTTAACATCATTATTTGGAATCACTGAACCTGTAATTTTTGGAACCAATTTGCCAAGAGTAAAGCCATTTTTGTATGGTTTAGTTGGAGGAGCAGCTGGAGGCTTCATTGCAGGAATCTTTAATGTTACATGTCCAGGGATGGGAGTAACAGTTATTCCAGGGTTATTATTATATTCTGGTCAACCATCACATTTAATTGGTATTTTGGGAGTTAATATTGTGGGATTCGGAACTGCATTTTTACTAACACTATTTCTATTTTCAAACAACATTAATATTAAGAATAAGTTCAACCAAAACTTTAAAAAAATTGGTTTGAAAACTCGCTTCAAAAATAAAGTGCTAGTAAGTCAATACAAGCAATTTATTAAGCAAAATCATGCTGAAATGAATGCTAATAGCAAAGTGATCAATGAATATCAAAAACAAACTGCAATTTTAGCAAATTGGAAACTTGATAAAGAAGAATTGCTTGATAAGCTAGAAATTAAACAAAGTAAGAATAACGAAACTGCTAAATTGGAAACTTTAATTCATAACAAAAAAAGCATGATCGATGAACAAATTTTGTTAATTGAAGCAATCAAGCAAAAATACGACAATATTTTAGTAAAACAACAAGAAATTGTTGATGATTACAAATTGTTAATGAACAAGAATGGTATAACTGATCTAAATTTGAGCGCTTTGAGTGTTCTTATTGAATATAAATAA
- a CDS encoding M13 family metallopeptidase encodes MSKVRAQDNFFEYVNKEWMDNTKLPDGYASWGSFEELGKKADDDIKKIIHDLLSQKTLISQENQFLVNLYKNYLNDEARNKAGIAPLQPILETIDKLKSKADLTKLFIELSEKWDVSFFHSKSVDADFEDSTTRALMIDSMGLGMSDRDFYDPTHPRHDQIKAAYKVYLDSLVQESQVGLSTTNIFELVYNFEKEIAQSMLKNEELRDPKAIYNLFTAEKITSSFGFIDWTEYLTATGYIKASKIIVSEPKFFAKLTEMLAEINLEDLKDFMKIRVISGYSGLLTTNLYEIKFAYRSVFSGVTTKKPAEDRATNFVNDLIGELLSQEYVKRHFSPSAKKQVLTMVDDLIKVYKNRINDLDWMSKETKIKALEKADSFKVKIGYPDKWDDFSDLKIDLYENGGSLFENTLSIQKHYLNKELANIANPVDKDKWYMYAQTVNAYYNPTSNEICFPAAILQKPFYSEEQEHAKNLGGIGAVIGHEVSHGFDDEGSKFDKDGNLKDWWTKADYEQYKNRTDKIVEQYNAYEFNGTHVNGQLTLGENIGDLSGVAAALDICKNQAPNDLELFFENFAKVFCRISTPELRNTRLLTDPHSPEEVRVNGVFVNIDEFHELYKTKSGDKMYKPKKDRIKVW; translated from the coding sequence ATGAGTAAAGTAAGAGCACAAGACAATTTTTTTGAATATGTGAATAAAGAATGAATGGATAATACCAAATTACCTGATGGTTATGCATCATGAGGAAGTTTTGAGGAGCTAGGGAAAAAAGCTGATGATGACATCAAAAAAATTATTCATGACTTATTAAGTCAAAAAACTTTAATATCACAAGAAAATCAATTTTTAGTTAACTTGTATAAAAACTATTTAAATGATGAAGCCAGAAATAAAGCTGGAATCGCACCGCTTCAACCAATTTTAGAAACAATTGATAAATTAAAGTCAAAAGCTGATTTAACAAAATTATTTATTGAGTTAAGTGAAAAATGAGATGTTAGTTTTTTTCATAGTAAATCTGTTGATGCTGATTTTGAAGATAGTACAACTAGAGCACTGATGATTGATTCTATGGGATTAGGAATGTCAGATCGTGATTTTTATGATCCAACTCATCCTCGTCATGACCAAATTAAGGCTGCATACAAAGTTTATCTGGATAGTTTAGTTCAAGAAAGTCAAGTTGGTTTATCAACAACAAATATTTTTGAACTAGTTTATAATTTTGAAAAAGAGATTGCTCAATCAATGTTGAAAAATGAGGAGTTAAGAGATCCTAAAGCAATTTATAATTTGTTTACTGCTGAAAAAATTACATCATCATTTGGATTTATTGATTGAACTGAATACCTAACAGCTACTGGATATATTAAAGCTTCAAAAATTATTGTTAGTGAACCTAAGTTTTTTGCAAAATTAACTGAGATGCTTGCTGAAATTAATCTTGAAGATTTGAAAGACTTTATGAAGATTCGTGTTATTTCAGGATATTCAGGATTATTGACAACAAATTTATATGAAATCAAATTTGCTTATCGTTCAGTATTTAGTGGAGTAACTACTAAAAAACCAGCCGAAGATCGTGCCACAAATTTTGTTAATGATTTGATTGGAGAGTTACTGTCTCAAGAGTATGTCAAAAGACATTTTTCACCATCTGCAAAAAAACAAGTTTTGACAATGGTTGATGATTTAATCAAAGTTTATAAAAATCGTATAAACGACTTAGATTGAATGTCAAAAGAGACTAAAATTAAAGCATTGGAAAAAGCAGATTCATTTAAGGTAAAAATTGGATACCCAGATAAATGAGATGATTTTAGTGATCTGAAAATTGATCTTTATGAAAATGGCGGAAGCTTATTTGAAAATACACTAAGTATTCAAAAACATTACTTAAACAAGGAATTAGCAAATATTGCTAATCCAGTTGATAAGGATAAGTGATATATGTATGCTCAAACTGTCAATGCATATTATAATCCAACATCAAATGAAATATGTTTCCCTGCAGCTATCCTACAAAAACCATTTTATAGTGAAGAACAAGAACATGCTAAAAATCTTGGAGGAATTGGGGCTGTAATTGGGCATGAAGTTAGCCACGGGTTTGATGATGAGGGAAGTAAGTTCGATAAGGATGGAAACTTAAAAGATTGATGAACAAAGGCAGACTATGAACAGTACAAAAATCGCACAGATAAAATTGTTGAGCAATATAATGCTTATGAATTTAATGGAACACATGTCAATGGACAATTAACCTTGGGAGAAAACATTGGAGATTTAAGTGGAGTTGCTGCAGCTTTAGATATATGTAAAAATCAAGCTCCAAATGATTTAGAATTATTCTTTGAAAATTTTGCAAAAGTCTTTTGTCGTATTTCAACTCCAGAATTGCGTAATACTCGTTTATTAACAGACCCCCATTCACCAGAAGAAGTTCGTGTAAACGGTGTATTTGTAAATATCGATGAGTTTCATGAACTTTATAAAACCAAATCAGGAGACAAAATGTATAAACCCAAAAAAGACCGAATTAAGGTTTGATAA
- a CDS encoding ABC transporter ATP-binding protein produces the protein MIELKGVSKTFKTGFGIKDISFTIKKGEIVGFLGDNGAGKTTIIKLIFNEYAKDSGVVLINNRQNTKRRSLRKIAFFPDQNNFPLHYKIKDFMIYSAKLKKISKENIKKNGKILFEALNLVEYENSRFNELSAGLQKRALLLSILITDPEIIVLDEPTANLDVKSRIDFLDLLQKLAKFYNKTIFITSHNIDELNLIVNKIIIIEQGKIIYENKFDYKKEDLRSVYSKVIGKKISTIDYCKMNNIFKNNKDKEELYEKD, from the coding sequence ATGATAGAACTTAAAGGTGTATCAAAAACATTCAAAACTGGATTTGGAATCAAAGATATTTCTTTTACTATCAAAAAGGGAGAGATTGTCGGTTTTCTTGGTGATAATGGCGCTGGAAAAACAACGATAATAAAATTGATATTTAATGAATACGCAAAAGATTCCGGAGTTGTTTTGATTAATAATAGGCAAAATACTAAAAGAAGATCGCTAAGAAAAATTGCCTTTTTTCCTGATCAAAATAATTTTCCCTTGCATTATAAAATTAAAGATTTTATGATTTATTCAGCCAAATTAAAAAAAATTTCAAAAGAAAACATTAAAAAAAATGGCAAAATCCTTTTTGAAGCTTTGAATCTTGTTGAATATGAAAATTCACGGTTTAATGAATTATCAGCGGGATTGCAAAAAAGAGCCTTATTGTTATCAATCTTAATTACTGATCCAGAAATAATTGTCTTAGATGAACCTACAGCAAACTTGGATGTCAAATCCAGAATTGATTTTCTAGATCTTTTGCAAAAACTTGCAAAGTTTTATAATAAAACAATATTTATAACAAGTCATAATATTGATGAGCTTAACTTAATTGTAAATAAAATTATAATAATTGAGCAAGGAAAAATTATATACGAAAATAAATTTGATTATAAAAAAGAAGATCTACGAAGCGTTTATTCCAAAGTAATTGGTAAGAAAATAAGTACAATTGATTATTGCAAAATGAACAATATCTTTAAGAATAATAAAGATAAGGAGGAACTATATGAAAAAGATTAG